Proteins from a genomic interval of Scomber japonicus isolate fScoJap1 chromosome 10, fScoJap1.pri, whole genome shotgun sequence:
- the LOC128366490 gene encoding myelin-associated glycoprotein-like, which produces MEKDRKMMMFCLLLAAISSPVFTGEWNASVVKNLDALVTSCIVIPCSYTHAIDGLSHSRLRGIWHLSTGRDQRIYHEDKTMILENFRGRTKLLGNLGQGNCALEMIEIKDHDNGPFCFRVEIVTGTSEHLKLKCFLAFSFFDSCVNFTMITEPPKPTLIPPKTAIQGHPYTITCSVIHTCPSHIPQLTWSRGTAEEILEVHREIHQGTWESQSNLTFITEEKDNHTDITCTAEFFGGRTSTEKLTLHVKHEIENHNHIIIPVVVGISTTVIFGGLCFFILWKKYK; this is translated from the exons AtggagaaggacagaaagatgaTGATGTTCTGTCTGCTTTTGGCAG CTATTAGCAGCCCTGTGTTCACTGGAGAGTGGAATGCCTCTGTTGTCAAAAACCTTGATGCCCTGGTTACATCCTGCATCGTGATACCCTGTTCATATACCCATGCTATAGATGGGCTATCCCACTCCAGACTCAGGGGGATCTGGCATCTTTCAACAGGCCGAGATCAACGCATCTATCATGAGGATAAGACGATGATCTTGGAAAACTTTCGCGGCCGCACAAAGTTGTTGGGAAATTTGGGCCAGGGCAACTGCGCCTTGGAAATGATTGAAATTAAAGATCACGACAATGGCCCTTTCTGTTTTCGGGTTGAAATAGTAACAGGGACATCTGAACATCTGAAACTGAAATGTTTCCTTGCCTTCTCCTTTTTTGACAGTTGTGTCAACTTTACAATGATCA CTGAACCTCCAAAACCAACTCTGATTCCACCAAAGACAGCCATTCAAGGTCATCCCTACACCATCACCTGTTCAGTCATCCATACCTGCCCCTCCCATATACCTCAACTGACATGGAGTAGAGGCACTGCAGAGGAGATCCTTGAGGTTCACAGAGAAATTCATCAAGGTACCTGGGAGTCTCAGTCCAATCTGACGTTCATCACTGAGGAGAAGGATAACCACACAGACATCACCTGCACTGCTGAATTTTTTGGAGGGAGGACATCCACTGAAAAACTTACGCTTCATGTAAAACATGAGATTG AAAACCATAACCACATCATCATTCCTGTAGTAGTGGGGATCAGCACCACTGTGATCTTTGGAGGCCTCTGTTTTTTCATattatggaaaaaatacaaGTGA